Proteins encoded together in one Penicillium digitatum chromosome 1, complete sequence window:
- a CDS encoding Inositol monophosphatase, putative — protein sequence MENPNLNEIHDFLVSLAFKAGDIINSALPETTGTGSKMNSADLVTEYDRAVENMISTSLREKYPHYEFHGEETYDPARPLTDAPTFVVDPIDGTTNFVHGFPFACVSLGFAVGRIPTVGVVYNPSTKTLHSAIRGQGAFLNRETRLPLKGDNVEPLSGLANALIAIEWGADRSGNNWETKVRTYEKLGQSKENGGAMVRAMRSLGSAALNLCAVADGSLDLYWEGGCWSWDVCAGWVILSEAGGIMADGNPGAWEARLDGRKYLAVRGSPGGIGQKEMVEEFWSYVQGDLKY from the exons ATGGAGAACCCAAATCTCAACGAGATCCATGACTTCCTAGTCTCATTGGCCTTCAAGGCCGGGGATATCATCAACAGTGCACTCCCAGAAACCACCGGCACAGGATCCAAAATGAATA GTGCCGACCTCGTCACTGAATATGACCGTGCTGTCGAAAACATGATCTCAACCTCCTTGAGGGAGAAATACCCACATTACGA GTTCCACGGCGAGGAAACGTATGATCCAGCGCGCCCATTGACCGATGCTCCTACCTTTGTCGTAGACCCCATTGATGGAACGACGAACTTCGTGCATGGCTTTCCATTTGCCTGTGTTTCGCTCGGGTTCGCTGTTGGACGCATACCGACGGTGGGCGTGGTGTATAACCCCTCCACCAAGACCCTTCATTCTGCTATTCGAGGCCAAGGCGCTTTCCTCAATCGTGAAACTCGCTTGCCGCTTAAAGGTGACAATGTCGAGCCCCTGTCGGGACTAGCGAATGCTCTTATTGCCATTGAATGGGGCGCGGATCGTAGCGGGAACAATTGGGAGACCAAGGTTCGGACTTACGAGAAACTGGGCCAGTCGAAGGAAAACGGTGGTGCTATGGTGCGCGCAATGCGAAGTTTAGGCTCGGCAGCGTTGAATTTATGTGCTGTGGCTGATGGCTCTCTGGATTTGTATTGGGAGGGTGGATGCTGGTCCTGGGATGTCTGCGCGGGATGGGTGATTCTCTCTGAAGCCGGGGGCATTATGGCAGACGGCAACCCGGGAGCTTGGGAGGCTCGCCTTGATGGGCGAAAGTATCTTGCTGTCCGAGGTTCTCCAGGCGGAATTGGACAAAAGGAGATGGTGGAAGAGTTTTGGAGTTATGTACAAGGTGACTTGAAGTATTGA
- a CDS encoding DNA-binding protein HGH1, putative, with product MPTELEELVEFLHHGNTQIRQIACENLVGFSTAQPDLFKRHQLLPVRDLKLLARDYSPIAKNALTILVNLSGDEEVLKLLAEDDKFVETLLVKLTNPKEPNADEVAMLLANLAKSEKLHNLFSLKRRIPESVSTSENAIDQLMDCFVKGAEGNLNKYANYDYLSYLFADLSQTEKGRAYFTQRQEYDGVVPITKLTVFTEHKSDIRRKGVASTIKNVAFEIESHPMLFDEDGANLLPYLLLPLAGPEELSEEDTADMLPDLQLLPPDKQRDSDTSIITTHLETLLLLTTTREGRDKMRAVQVYPLIRETHLHVEDENVTEACDRLVQVLMRDEEGEGEEESEQPQIEAPQNEDEKVVELF from the exons ATGCCGACCGAACTGGAAGAG CTGGTGGAATTCCTGCACCATGGCAACACCCAAATTAGACAAATCG CTTGCGAAAACCTCGTCGGCTTCTCCACCGCCCAGCCTGATTTGTTCAAGCGCCATCAACTCCTACCCGTTCGCGATTTGAAGCTTCTGGCCCGCGATTACTCT CCCATTGCGAAGAATGCATTGACCATCCTGGTCAACTTGTCTGGGGATGAAGAGGTGTTGAAACTTCTCGCCGAGGATGACAAGTTTGTTGAGACCTTGCTCGTAAAATTAACA AATCCCAAGGAACCCAACGCTGATGAAGTGGCCATGCTTTTGGCCAATCTTGCCAAATCCGAAAAACTACACAATCTGTTCTCCCTCAAGCGCAGAATCCCCGAATCCGTATCTACCTCCGAGAACGCAATCGATCAGCTGATGGACTGCTTCGTGAAGGGTGCCGAGGGTAATCTCAACAAGTACGCCAATTATGATTACCTGTCATACCTGTTTGCCGACCTATCCCAGACAGAGAAGGGCAGAGCTTACTTCACCCAACGCCAGGAGTACGATGGGGTGGTCCCCATTACCAAACTGACGGTCTTCACTGAGCACAAAAGCGATATCCGGAGGAAGGGTGTTGCATCTACAATCAAGAACGTggctttcgagatcgagtcgCACCCGATGCTCTTTGACGAGGATGGCGCCAACCTTTTGCCTTACCTGTTACTCCCGCTTGCAGGTCCAGAGGAGCTGTCGGAAGAGGATACGGCGGATATGCTGCCAGATCTTCAGCTTTTGCCGCCCGATAAGCAACGAGACAGCGACACCAGCATCATCACAACCCATCTAGAAACCTTGCTCCTCCTGACCACAACTCGAGAAGGTCGGGATAAGATGCGAGCAGTCCAGGTTTACCCTTTAATCCGCGAGACTCACTTGCATGTTGAAGACGAGAATGTGACAGAGGCATGTGACCGGTTAGTGCAAGTCCTGATGCGAGACGAAGAGGGTGAAGGTGAAGAGGAGTCCGAGCAACCTCAAATCGAGGCGCCTCAGAACGAGGATGAAAAGGTTGTAGAACTGTTTTAA
- a CDS encoding Oligopeptide transporter OPT superfamily: MNPDTGIVQRFRAFMSRAPLLPSSPILGASSYGSLGSSNDSEDGISIPRGQTVREDLQRASFENDIGGSSNVPVSTPRRSHSAVRRRNSLYAERNRRPSSAVSDVGMGPDSKYSFATGLAVPGNPVMQETPASSPYMTSDDESVLDIDDDDSKSSSEDPPDNSPYAQVRASVPATDNISLSINTPRMWILSLLFSLTGSAANLFFSLRYPSVSITPIIALVLVHPLGKFWDILFKQTGDPLEVFENGSLHHRELQSGDIDAPPVPLASRVRLWFAQGRWNEKEHACVYISSNISFGFAFATDVIVEQHKFYNQDVPIIYQLLLIVSTQVLGYAFAGLTRRFLVRPSAMIWPGTLMSTAMFSTMHKSVNKRANGWSISRYKFFVVVWGGAFLWYFVPGLLMPALSYFNVITWLAPKNVVISNLFGVASGLGMFPLTFDWAQIAYIGSPLLTPWWAAANIVTGLVVVIWIAAPILYYKNVLFSAYMPIVSTAVFDNGGRPYNVSRILTADFLFDEQAYQDYSPVYLPITYVLSYGVQFAALTSLVTHTICWYGKDILHQTRKAFEDRREVTGLETYQPLRGSNETVRQSCEPPRVIPHEPNQEIPLTGEDVHCRLMRRYKDAPLTWYLIVFISMLAIAIFTVEYYPTHLPWYGLLLALGITSVFFIPVGIIMAVTNQHSSLYLICQLLCGIVFPGRPVANMIFVTYSYISSAQGIKFSSDLKLGHYMKIPPRILFGVQMMATLISSLTQIGVLNWMFTFVPGICTPEAINGFNCPIARVHFNGSILWGVVGPQRFFGPGGLYRPLVWAFLVGAVAPLGAWILGRHSKKSFWRMVNFPILFGSLSWIPPATGLNFSIWALVCFVFNYVIRRRKTAWWEKYAMTLSAALDSGLAFAVVVVFFVFIYPGWVDGFKWWGTEIYKQGCDWIACPYKPLEPGQRFAPSQLIGEDTIGIKQGVRGGKTLLRGQPSYLRHIASYHSCNSVLHVDNMSTPTNPSNARTPTGPNGAPLMRMRRPKAADPLVRPKRRPVPKPAGATPVGNRTATKTLPSRPSHPQAIFPSERPMLEILNNHMAANGFSGPLLSDKYVDYPVVTTKRALMEGLKHHIARFASKKSVDPRDESQFTRPVRLHRRDPRSRTHDPNSGRSEIDGQPMDEAEREAFDARKAAREKERAENLSQIAPALGSTSKRPNAPKQKTQQVFKSDMTPEEIARARIKYEEALPWHLEDFDNQHTWVGNYEAALSETHAVFVLENGKMRMIPAEKWYKFNAKSNFKALTIDEAEKFMAKRVKDPRWFMEKQQQLEQEKELATYAKQRKVYAGKQGTNIGNGAGLEAGEMDFEEDRFADDEEHDDLFIEDEDAKDAEKRIKEDQLKANVFDLKDEKEYDAEEMREKREREARRVLGKGVRKALKKRERNFDYSSGSDVNPYTDEESSDDSETERAKEEERKKAEEEKNQKEALLSKGSSTPSGRPKHTDPLKKASAAGSRKRLGSPNASDASGTDTSRKKVKSMHLPASQPPSRPISPSALQGKKRVRNITGGAGSGSDVDTGVGSGAEMTEGGKIKKLKLNPPPSVSRGGTPQGSRAASPLPRLPGSRANSPDGIRGHRVSTPISGIQTFPTAGEIHAAIPASGILSSDLLKVFRPRIGESKENHRRFIAIVKDVSVYGKEDRMLRPGPWKGN; the protein is encoded by the exons ATGAACCCCGACACTGGGATTGTTCAGCGCTTTCGGGCCTTCATGTCGCGCGcccctcttcttccctcGTCGCCCATCCTGGGTGCTTCCTCTTATGGATCATTGGGTAGCTCAAACGACTCAGAAGATGGTATCTCAATTCCGCGTGGTCAGACCGTTCGTGAGGATCTACAACGCGCGAGCTTCGAAAATGACATTGGAGGTTCTTCCAACGTACCAGTGTCCACCCCGAGACGATCACATTCCGCTGTCAGGCGACGAAACAGCCTGTACGCAGAGAGAAATCGTCGGCCTTCATCCGCCGTGTCCGATGTGGGAATGGGCCCTGATTCGAAATACTCGTTTGCCACCGGATTGGCAGTACCGGGCAACCCGGTGATGCAGGAGACACCGGCGTCTTCGCCATACATGACAAGTGATGATGAAAGTGTCCTCGacattgatgatgatgattcGAAATCCTCGAGTGAGGATCCTCCAGACAATTCGCCATATGCCCAAGTTCGAGCCTCAGTTCCGGCGACAGATAATATATCTCTTTCTATAAACA CACCTCGGATGTGGATTCTTTCTTTGTTATTCTCTTTGACAGGGTCCGCCGCCaatctcttcttttctttgcgCTATCCCAGTGTTTCCATTACCCCAATCATTGCTCTTGTTCTAGTCCATCCACTGGGGAAATTCTGGGATATTCTTTTCAAGCAAACAGGTGACCCTCTCGAAGTTTTTGAGAACGGATCCCTTCATCACCGAGAATTACAATCCGGTGACATCGATGCTCCTCCTGTTCCATTGGCGTCCCGAGTCAGACTTTGGTTTGCCCAGGGCCGTTGGAACGAGAAGGAGCATGCCTGTGTCTACATTAGCAGCAATATATCCTTTGGATTTGCCTTCGCGACCGAC GTTATTGTCGAGCAACATAAATTTTACAACCAGGATGTTCCAATCATCTATCAACTGCTACTCATCGTATCCACTCAGGTTTTGGGATATGCATTCGCGGGTCTAACACGACGATTCCTCGTGCGGCCATCGGCTATGATCTGGCCGGGAACTCTGATGTCCACTGCAATGTTCTCGACAATGCACAAGTCTGTCAACAAAAGGGCAAATGGGTGGAGTATCTCTCGATATAAATTCTTCGTGGTTGTGTGGGGAGGCGCATTTCTCTGGTATTTTGTTCCGGGATTGTTGATGCCTGCTCTAAGTTATTTTAATGTGATAACTTGGCTGGCACCCAAAAATGTGGTGATTTCGAACTTG TTTGGTGTTGCCTCTGGTCTTGGCATGTTCCCCCTGACCTTCGATTGGGCTCAGATTGCCTACATTGGCTCCCCATTACTCACGCCTTGGTGGGCCGCAGCCAATATCGTGACGGGACTGGTGGTTGTCATCTGGATAGCCGCCCCGATACTTT ATTATAAAAATGTTCTTTTCTCTGCATATATGCCCATTGTTTCAACAGCTGTATTCGATAATGGTGGGCGACCATACAATGTGAGCCGAATCTTGACCGCAGACTTCTTGTTCGATGAACAGGCCTACCAGGATTACTCCCCAGTCTATCTCCCAATCACCTATGTGCTATCTTACGGTGTTCAGTTTGCTGCTTTGACATCTCTTGTCACTCACACCATTTGCTGGTATGGGAAGGACATATTGCATCAGACTAGAAAGGCATTTGAGGACAGACGAGAAGTCACGGGCTTGGAGACTTACCAGCCCCTTCGTGGAAGCAATGAGACGGTTCGACAGAGTTGTGAACCCCCAAGGGTTATCCCGCATGAACCGAACCAGGAAATTCCATTGACGGGGGAAGATGTTCATTGTCGCTTGATGAGGCGCTACAAGGACGCTCCCCTCACGTGGTATCTCATAGTGTTCATTTCTATGCTTGCCATAGCCATTTTCACGGTGGAATA TTACCCAACGCACCTGCCTTGGTATGGGCTACTCTTGGCTCTTGGTATCACTTCCGTGTTTTTCATCCCAGTGGGTATCATCATGGCTGTCACCAATCAACACAGTAGCCTCTATCTGATCTGTCAGCTCCTTTGCGGTATCGTATTTCCAGGAAGGCCTGTGGCGAACATGATTTTCGTGACCTACTCATATATCAGCTCTGCACAAGGGATCAAATTTTCCTCGGACCTCAAACTTGGCCATTACATGAAGATCCCACCACGAATTCTGTTTGGCGTCCAGATGATGGCGACTTTGATCTCGAGTCTGACCCAAATTGGTGTGCTGAACTGGATGTTCACTTTTGTCCCGGGAATTTGCACCCCGGAGGCCATCAATGGGTTCAATTGCCCCATTGCTCGAGTACATTTCAATGGCAGTATTCTCTGGGGGGTCGTTGGCCCCCAGCGCTTCTTTGGCCCAGGAGGGCTCTACCGTCCGCTTGTCTGGGCCTTTTTAGTGGGAGCCGTCGCTCCTCTAGGAGCATGGATTCTGGGGAGACACAGCAAGAAGAGCTTCTGGCGTATGGTCAACTTCCCCATCTTGTTTGGCAGTCTGAGCTGGATACCACCTGCAACCGGGCTCAACTTTTCCATCTGGGCCCTTGTATGCTTTGTGTTTAATTATGTGATCCGCCGAAGAAAGACCGCGTGGTGGGAGAAATATGCGATGACCTTGTCGGCCGCATTGGATTCTGGATTGGCATTTGCAGTCGTCGttgtcttcttcgtcttcatttACCCTGGCTGGGTCGATGGTTTCAAATGGTGGGGGACGGAGATTTATAAACAA GGTTGTgattggattgcttgtccATACAAACCACTGGAACCGGGTCAACGATTCG CCCCTAGCCAGTTAATCGGAGAAGATACCATTGGGATCAAGCAAGGTGTA CGGGGCGGGAAAACATTGCTCCGAGGTCAACCGTCATACCTCCG TCACATCGCCTCCTACCACTCGTGCAACTCTGTTTTGCACGTCGACAACATGTCAACCCCAACGAATCCCTCGAACGCTCGTACTCCAACTGGACCAAATGGTGCACCGCTGATGAGGATGCGTCGTCCAAAGGCAGCAGATCCTTTGGTTAGACCGAAGAGAAGGCCTGTCCCCAAGCCAGCTGGCGCCACTCCCGTCGGCAATAGAACAGCCACTAAGACTCTTCCCTCACGCCCGTCCCACCCTCAAGCAATCTTTCCATCCGAGCGGCCTATGCTTGAGATTTTAAACAACCACATGGCAGCGAACGGGTTCAGCGGCCCCTTGCTTAGTGATAAATACGTTGATTATCCGGTGGTGACGACAAAGAGGGCTCTGATGGAGGGACTGAAACACCACATCGCACGATTTGCATCGAAGAAGAGCGTCGACCCTCGTGACGAATCACAATTCACTCGACCAGTCCGACTTCACCGCCGCGACCCACGTTCGCGAACTCATGATCCAAACTCGGGAAGGTCCGAGATCGATGGCCAGCCAATGGATGAAGCCGAACGCGAAGCATTTGATGCTCGCAAGGCAGCACGCGAAAAGGAACGTGCCGAGAACCTTTCCCAAATTGCTCCCGCCCTTGGCTCAACCTCGAAAAGACCAAATGCACCAAAGCAGAAGACGCAGCAGGTTTTCAAGTCGGACATGACCCCCGAGGAGATCGCAAGAGCACGGATCAAGTATGAAGAAGCCCTGCCATGGCATCTGGAGGATTTTGACAACCAGCACACCTGGGTTGGAAACTACGAAGCAGCTCTGTCAGAAACACATGCGGTCTTTGTTCTTGAAAATGGAAAGATGAGAATGATCCCGGCCGAAAAGTGGTACAAGTTCAATGCTAAGAGTAACTTTAAGGCTTTGACCATTGACGAGGCCGAGAAATTCATGGCCAAGAGAGTGAAAGACCCTCGATGGTTCATGGAAAAACAGCAGCAGCTGgagcaagaaaaagaatTGGCAACATATGCCAAACAGCGCAAAGTCTACGCCGGTAAACAGGGCACAAATATCGGAAATGGCGCGGGATTGGAGGCCGGTGAAATGGATTTCGAAGAAGATCGATTTGCTGATGACGAAGAGCACGATGACCTCTTCattgaggatgaagatgcgAAGGATGCCGAAAAGAGAATTAAAGAGGATCAGCTTAAGGCGAATGTGTTCGATCTCAAGGACGAGAAGGAGTATGATGCCGAAGAAATGCGAGAGAAACGTGAAAGAGAGGCCCGGCGTGTGTTGGGCAAGGGTGTTCGCAAGGctctgaagaagagagaacGAAACTTTGATTACAGCAGCGGCTCCGACGTCAACCCATACACGGATGAGGAG AGCTCCGACGACAGCGAAACCGAACGGGCCAAGGAGGAGGAACGGAAGAaggcagaagaagaaaagaaccagAAAGAAGCGCTCCTCTCCAAGGGATCAAGTACCCCCTCCGGCCGACCCAAGCATACAGACCCCTTGAAAAAAGCCTCAGCTGCTGGATCTCGGAAAAGGCTTGGATCACCAAACGCTTCTGATGCGAGCGGCACCGACACATCTCGAAAGAAGGTGAAAAGCATGCATCTCCCTGCGTCTCAACCCCCGTCGCGTCCGATCTCTCCATCCGCTTTGCAG GGCAAGAAACGTGTGCGAAACATTACTGGTGGCGCTGGTTCTGGCAGTGATGTCGACACTGGTGTCGGATCTGGAGCTGAAATGACCGAGGGTGGCAAGATCAAGAAACTGAAACTCAACCCCCCTCCTTCGGTTTCTCGAGGTGGCACTCCACAAGGGTCTCGCGCCGCAAGTCCTTTGCCTAGACTCCCCGGAAGTCGCGCCAACAGCCCCGACGGCATCAGAG GCCATCGTGTGTCGACTCCTATCTCTGGAATCCAAACGTTCCCTACGGCCGGGGAAATCCATGCGGCCATCCCAGCATCTGGCATTCTGAGCAGCGACCTCTTGAAAGTTTTCCGTCCTCGTATTGGCGAATCCAAGGAGAACCACCGGAGATTCATTGCCATTGTCAAGGATGTCAGTGTTTACGGAAAAGAAGATCGGATGCTGCGACCAGGTCCCTGGAAGGGGAACTGA